A genomic window from Algoriphagus sp. Y33 includes:
- a CDS encoding DUF6577 family protein, translating to MKNTELTYYLKCHFSDKQEFTTKDITDALQKHFPDLSGSTIAWKLNQLKKDKLLYQIGRGLYTFDYKPEFSAELSLKSKRLYNRVKGIYSGEIVIWDTILLNEIGDENTSKYWVFLALNKDHLDSLFGEMLSFSKKVYLQPDKETTARYLIPQNDAIILTALISETPTERSGDYLSPSIEGILVNAWFEHEQYLEPIGIDIRKLYEQAFSKYNVNKSKLLRYASRRDKRKEINELLKTIK from the coding sequence ATGAAAAACACTGAACTTACATATTATCTTAAGTGTCATTTTTCTGATAAACAGGAGTTTACCACGAAAGACATCACAGATGCCCTTCAAAAGCATTTTCCCGATTTATCTGGCAGCACAATAGCCTGGAAACTAAATCAACTGAAAAAAGACAAGCTCCTTTATCAGATAGGTAGAGGTCTTTACACCTTTGATTATAAGCCTGAATTTTCAGCTGAGCTCAGCTTAAAATCCAAACGACTATACAATCGTGTAAAAGGAATTTACTCTGGTGAAATCGTGATATGGGACACCATCCTATTGAATGAAATTGGTGATGAAAACACCTCAAAGTATTGGGTATTTCTTGCTCTCAATAAAGATCATTTGGATTCTTTATTTGGTGAAATGCTATCCTTCAGTAAGAAGGTTTACCTGCAACCAGACAAGGAAACAACTGCCCGTTATCTCATTCCCCAGAATGATGCAATCATTCTCACAGCTTTAATTTCTGAGACTCCAACGGAGCGATCAGGCGACTACTTATCCCCCAGCATTGAAGGTATATTGGTCAATGCGTGGTTTGAGCATGAGCAGTACTTGGAACCTATTGGGATAGACATTCGCAAATTGTATGAGCAGGCTTTTTCCAAATACAATGTGAATAAGAGCAAGCTCCTACGCTATGCTTCCAGAAGGGATAAGAGAAAAGAAATTAACGAACTATTAAAAACCATCAAATAA